The Sediminispirochaeta bajacaliforniensis DSM 16054 genome includes a region encoding these proteins:
- a CDS encoding HAD-IIA family hydrolase, with protein sequence MSDEAIDKLQDRLERIRNKSAFICDMDGVLYHGNRLLDGADRFITWLQRENKRFLFLTNSSERSPRELHQKLARMGVDVDPGHFYTSALATASFLASQKPEGSAYVIGEAGLINALYEVGYAMNDINPDYVVVGESRNYNTETLFHAVSLVRGGARLIGTNPDLTGPTERGIAPATGALITPIALAAEAEPYFIGKPNPLMMRSALKRLESRREETVIIGDRMDTDIKSGLESEIETVLVLSGVTDLSRAESFAYRPHHILEGVGAIAS encoded by the coding sequence ATGAGTGACGAGGCGATTGACAAGCTGCAGGATAGGCTTGAACGGATTCGAAATAAATCTGCCTTTATTTGTGATATGGATGGTGTTTTGTATCATGGGAACAGGCTTCTCGATGGAGCCGATCGCTTTATTACCTGGTTGCAGCGGGAGAATAAACGCTTTCTTTTCCTTACCAATTCGAGTGAACGTTCCCCCAGAGAGTTGCATCAGAAGCTTGCAAGGATGGGGGTCGATGTTGATCCTGGGCATTTTTATACCAGCGCTCTGGCAACCGCAAGCTTTCTTGCCTCGCAGAAGCCCGAAGGTTCCGCTTATGTGATTGGAGAAGCGGGACTGATCAATGCGCTTTACGAGGTCGGTTATGCCATGAATGATATTAATCCCGATTATGTTGTCGTTGGTGAGAGCCGGAACTACAACACCGAGACATTGTTTCATGCGGTTTCTTTGGTGCGGGGCGGAGCTCGATTGATCGGCACAAATCCCGATTTAACCGGGCCTACCGAGCGGGGAATCGCGCCGGCCACAGGTGCTCTCATTACCCCTATTGCTCTCGCAGCCGAGGCGGAGCCCTATTTTATCGGAAAACCCAACCCTCTGATGATGCGTAGTGCACTTAAACGGCTTGAATCACGCAGGGAAGAGACGGTCATTATAGGGGACAGAATGGATACCGACATCAAATCGGGGCTTGAGAGCGAAATAGAGACGGTTCTGGTGCTTAGCGGAGTGACCGATCTTTCAAGGGCCGAAAGCTTTGCCTATCGCCCGCACCATATTTTGGAGGGGGTGGGAGCCATAGCTTCCTGA
- a CDS encoding nitroreductase family protein, giving the protein MAEIISEIEKRRAFRAIGEQGVPEDVKQRISRAALLAPSCANKQPWRFVVVDEEPALSVVRDALSGGNYWAKKAPLYLLAVTDPVFDCDLEDRRSYALFDTGMAVMNMQLQAVAEGLVAHPIAGFSDTQLKKGLKIPEPHILITIVVVGYPGDNSHLSEKHLVLESSRQERRAVEDLVSKNGWYFDE; this is encoded by the coding sequence ATGGCAGAGATCATTAGCGAAATTGAAAAGAGGCGGGCGTTTCGTGCCATCGGTGAACAGGGCGTTCCCGAGGATGTGAAGCAACGGATTTCGAGGGCCGCACTACTTGCTCCCTCCTGCGCCAATAAACAGCCCTGGCGTTTTGTTGTCGTTGACGAAGAGCCTGCACTATCTGTCGTGAGGGACGCTCTTTCGGGCGGAAACTACTGGGCAAAGAAGGCTCCCTTGTATCTTCTTGCTGTGACGGACCCTGTCTTTGATTGTGATCTGGAAGATCGAAGAAGCTATGCTCTCTTTGATACGGGAATGGCCGTCATGAATATGCAGCTCCAGGCTGTGGCCGAGGGGCTTGTGGCCCATCCCATAGCGGGGTTCTCCGATACACAGCTGAAAAAGGGGCTCAAGATACCCGAACCACACATTTTGATCACCATTGTGGTTGTGGGGTATCCCGGTGACAACAGCCATCTTTCGGAAAAACATCTTGTTTTGGAGTCAAGCAGGCAGGAGCGAAGGGCTGTGGAGGATCTTGTTTCAAAAAACGGATGGTATTTCGATGAGTGA
- the ispH gene encoding 4-hydroxy-3-methylbut-2-enyl diphosphate reductase, producing MNRKIVLSKTMGFCFGVRRALDLVEKALVEKDGGRVVTFGPIIHNSIVLDSLARRGVVVVHSLEELQDGDRVVFRAHGVPKSVSDQVKQAGYVVYDGTCPRVGKSQKIVHDYCKKGEAVCMTGDREHGEVIAVSSYGEGVSVLNNRKDAESFEPSGPVLLISQTTFSLPLFEEISSFLEKRCDERGFPFARYNTICPATAARQKALEELASEVEAIVVVGGKNSSNTRRLYEAALRLVSRAWHIEDARGIVSEMADYRSIGITAGASTPDDIIFGVEAALKAL from the coding sequence ATGAATCGTAAGATTGTACTTTCAAAAACAATGGGTTTCTGTTTTGGTGTACGTCGCGCTCTTGATCTTGTTGAAAAGGCCCTTGTCGAAAAGGACGGTGGTCGTGTCGTTACCTTCGGCCCTATTATTCATAATTCCATCGTGCTTGATTCTTTGGCAAGACGCGGTGTCGTCGTTGTTCACAGCCTTGAGGAACTACAGGATGGTGATCGGGTGGTTTTTCGGGCCCACGGTGTGCCCAAGAGTGTTTCCGACCAGGTAAAGCAAGCCGGATATGTCGTGTACGATGGTACCTGTCCCCGCGTCGGAAAATCCCAGAAGATCGTCCACGACTATTGCAAAAAAGGAGAAGCGGTCTGTATGACCGGTGACCGGGAACACGGGGAAGTGATAGCGGTAAGCAGCTATGGAGAGGGTGTTTCGGTTCTCAACAACCGAAAGGATGCGGAATCCTTTGAACCCTCAGGGCCTGTGCTTTTGATAAGCCAGACTACCTTTTCCCTGCCTCTTTTTGAAGAAATATCTTCTTTTCTTGAGAAGCGTTGTGATGAGCGAGGATTTCCTTTCGCCCGATACAACACAATTTGTCCTGCTACTGCCGCGCGACAAAAGGCTTTGGAGGAACTTGCCTCCGAGGTGGAGGCAATTGTAGTCGTCGGTGGAAAAAACAGTTCAAATACTCGACGATTATATGAGGCCGCCTTGCGGCTTGTCTCTCGGGCGTGGCATATTGAGGATGCCCGTGGGATCGTGTCCGAAATGGCGGATTACCGAAGCATCGGAATTACAGCCGGGGCTTCTACTCCGGATGATATCATTTTTGGCGTAGAGGCCGCTTTGAAGGCTCTCTAA